GCCACCGGGTCGCGCCCATGCCGTAGGAGGCCTCTCGCACCTCCTCCGGGACCGATCGGATGGCCTCCTGGGCGGAGATGATCACGATCGGGAGGATCAACAGGGAGAGTGTGAGCCCGGCCACCAGGACGATCCCCATTCCCATCCCGATGAGGTTGACGAAGAGGCCCAGGCCCAGCAGGCCGTAGACGACGGAGGGCACGCCAGCCAGATTCGAGATGTTGACCCGGATGATCCGGGTTATCGTCCCGCCGAGCCCGGTCTGTGGGGCGTACTCCTCGAGATAGATGGCCGCGCCCACGCCCACCACGAAGGAGACCAGGGCCACGATGGTGATGATGAACACCGACCCGACCATCGCGGGGAACAGCCCCGCGTCCTCGGGGATGGTCGAGGGCGCACTCGTGAGGAACTGCCAGTCGAGGACCGGGTCCGGGCCAGTTGCGCCGATGAGGTCACCCAGGGTAATACCGAGCCCAATCGCGAGCACGGCGACTACCGGGGCCAGCAGTCCGGGCCAGGCGCTGCGATCCGCCGCAAGCACGTGGCCGTAGTACCAGCCGACGGGCAAGACGGCGGCCACGTAGAGGATCACCGACGTGTCGGGGGTCACCCCGACCGTCGCCGGACCGACGAAACTCGCCAGCACGCCGCCGAGTGCGGTCAGGCCGACGATCGTGGCCTGCCGCCGTCTGTCTCCGGTCGCCTCCCGCCAGGCGATTATCGCCCCGGCCGGGACGACCAGTACCCACACGAGGCTGACCCAGGGATTCGGCTTGACCGGAAGCGCGGCGTCGACGAACACGCCGAGGACGAGTCCGATCACGCCGACGGCGGTCGCAAAGAGCGGCGCCCGAGTGTCCTCGCGGCTGGCGAAGTGGCCGTAGACCGCCACGGCGGGGAGCACGGCGACGGTGTAGTAGGTGAGCCAGTGGACCGGTTCGAAGACCAGAAAGAGGATGAAAAGCGCGCCGGCGAGGACGAGCCCACCCGGCGGGATGATCGTCGATCTGACTGCGATCCATCCGAGTTCGGGACGGGTACGACGGATGTACGCCCCATACGCCAGGAGGGGTACCCCGAACCCGACGGCGGCACCGAGATACCAGCCCACGCTGGCCGCCGGGAGCCCGAAGGCGTCGACGACGACCATGAAGAGCAGCCAGGCGAGGACGAGGATCCCGAGCCACGAGGCCCCCTTCGCGAGCGCGGCGAAAACGCGCCCACGCAGTCGGCTCACCCCGGCGAAGGCCGAGTCGGTGGATTGCTCGTCCATTTCAGTATTCCTCCCGGTAGCGCTCCGAGATGATGTTGCTCACGACGTTCATGAGAAGTGTGATGACAAACAGCGTCAGTCCGATCGCGAAGAGGCTGTTGTAGGCCAGTGTGCCGCCAGCGAGGTCGCTGTTGGCGATCTGGACCATCGCGGCGGTCATCGTCTGCCCGGAGCTGAGGAAGACCTCCCCGGGGTGGACGAATGGGATTCCAAGGCCCAGTACGTCCGCGTACCGCACCGTCGGAAGCGCGGGTTGCATTCCCATCGCCACCGTGACGATCATGGTCTCCCCGATCGCCCGCGAGATCGCGAGGATGTACGAGGAGACGATCCCCGAGGTCGCCGCGGGGACGATGATGTCCGTGGTGACTTCGTACTTCGTCGCCCCCATGCCGTAGCCGGCCCGCCGCAACGAGTCCGGAACGGCAGACATCGCGTCCTCGGAGATCGAGGAGACCATCGGGATCGTCATGATGCCGACCAAAAGCGAGGCTGAAAGGACGTTGAACGTCGAGACGCCCGGGAAGACGAATTCGATGACCGGGGTCACATAGACCAGGGCGAAAAAGCCATAGATCACCGTCGGAACGCCGGCGAGAATTTCGAGCAGCGGTTTGAGGATCGCCCGCGTCCGGGACGGCGCATACTCGCTCAGGTAGACCGCGGTGAGCGTGCCCACCGGAATCGCGATCAGGGCGGCGATCGCCGTGACGACGAGGGTGCCAAAGACCAGTGGCAACACCCCGAAGGAGACCGGTCGGAGACTCGGGCTCCAGTCCATTCCGGTCAGGAAGGCGATCACCGAGTACTCCGCGAAGAAGCCCACGGCGTCGATTAAAAGCGTCAGGATGATCGCGATGGTGGTAAGCACCGTCGCCGCCGCGAACGTGAAGAAGACGGCTTTGTAGAACCCTTCCCGGAGGGACTGGAAGCCCCGACTGCCGGCGAGGTCCGGGTCCTCGGAGTACTCTGTCATTGATCGGTGTTAGATGCGGGTGGGAAAAATCCTAGTGATTCCGATCAGCCGGCGTTCTCGATCGCCGTCTCGAGTGCCGCGAGCTGTTCATCGACCGCCGTCTCCGTGTTCGGCACGTAGCCGACCCGGTCGGCGACGAGTTCCTGTTTGCCGCTCTGCTCGACGTAGAAGCGGGCGAACTCGGCGACGTGCTCCTCGGCGAGGGCTCCTTTCGCGGCGTAGGTGAAAAGCGGTCGGGAAAGTGGGGTATACTCCCCGTTCTTGGCAGTTTCGACGGACGGATCGACACAGCCGTCGCCGCCATCGACGGCCAGCGCCTTCACGCTGTCCGGGTTGTTGTAGTAATACGAGAAGCCGAAGTACCCCACTGCGAACTCGCTGCCCTGGACGCCCTGGACGATGAGGTTGTCCTGTTCGGTCGGCTGGTAGTCTCCCGAGTGGTTGTACTCCTCGCCGAGAATCTCCTCGCGGAAGTAATCGAAGGTTCCGGAGGTGTCGGCGGGCCCGTATCGCTCGATGGTCTCGTCCGGCCAGTCCGAGTTGATCTCCTGCCAGGTGTCCGGTCCGTCGGCACTCCAGACCTGACGGAGTTCCTCGACGGTTATACAATCGATCCACTCCGCCTCGTTGTTCACGACGACGGTCAGCGCGTCGGTCGCGACCCTGAGTTCGAGGGGCTCGATCCCGTTGTCCGCACACATGTCCTCCTCGGCGTCGGTGATCTGTCGGCTGGCGTTGTTGAACTGTGAACGGCCCCGGCTGAAGTGGTTCTCGAAGCCCCCGCCGGTCCCGGTGGACTTCACGGAGATGTCGACTTGGGGGTGATCTTTCATGAACTGCTCGGCGACCGCCTCGGCCAGCGGGAAGACCGTCGAGGAGCCGGAGATCTCGATGTCTCCGGACAGCTCATCGGTGGTGGTTCCACCGTCGTTGTCGGTACTCGTACAGCCCGCGAGAACGGTTGCCCCGGCTGCGCCGGCACCGGCGATCATCCGGCGGCGAGTCAGTGTCGAACGCCCGTCGTCTCGTGCCATCAACCGAAGGAAGTCCACCCGTAAATAAAGAGTCTGCTATGTGGTCTATATAGATAGGTATACCCACGGGACGCCGTCCCAGGGTTCAAGACTGGGCGTTCGTACACCGTGCAGCCGTGGCCTTAACGGTCGCGACGACCGGCCTGCCGGGTTCGAGTCCGAGTCGCTGCCGGCTCTTCTCGGTGACCAGCGCCGCGAGGGGCGTCGCCGCGCCCACGTCCACGTTCACCTGGTGGACTCGCTCGCCGGTGGTGATCGACTCGACGGTCCCCTCGAAGCGGTTGCGCGCGCTGGTGCCACCGGCTGCTGGCGCGTCACTCGGTGCGTGTAAGGTTACGGCGTCGGCCCGAATGCCCACGGCGACCTCCTCGACGCCGGGGGGAACCAGGGCGCTCAGCGGCCCTGCCTCGGTCTCGACGACCGCGATCTCGCCGCTTCGCGATTCGACTCGGCCCTCGATGACAGTCTCCGTGACCTCGGCGACGGCCGTGAAGGCAGTTTCCAATCGCTCGAATCTGGCGAGCAGGGTCGCGCCGGCCTCCGTCACCTGGCTGCCGCCGCCACCGGCCCCACCCCGGGTCCGCTCGACGAGCGTGCCAAAGGCCGATTCGAGTTCGCCCAGCCGCTTTTGCGCCCGGGAGTACGAGCGCCCAAGGGTCGAGGCCGCCCGGTTCAGCGACCCTGTCTCCCTGATGGCCTTCAGGAGCGCGGCGTCACGCGCCGTGAAGGTCACCTCCCCCTCGCGCAACTGGGCCTCGAAACTCGGGTCCATGGACGACCTTTGGCCCGGGCGAGGAAAACTATTATGTCGGAGTGGGCATAACGGGGATATGTCTATGCCGACACAACGACGGCGGGAGTTCCTCGCCGCCCTCGGGGCCGGCGCAGTGGCCGGCCTCGCTGGCTGTTCGTCCGTGGGCGGGACTGCCGGCGGGACGAAGCCCACTGCGGAGGGGACAGAGCCGGGGGTCGTCGGGGACAAGCTCACGCTCACGACGACCACGAGCACCTACGACA
This region of Halodesulfurarchaeum sp. HSR-GB genomic DNA includes:
- the pstC gene encoding phosphate ABC transporter permease subunit PstC, producing the protein MTEYSEDPDLAGSRGFQSLREGFYKAVFFTFAAATVLTTIAIILTLLIDAVGFFAEYSVIAFLTGMDWSPSLRPVSFGVLPLVFGTLVVTAIAALIAIPVGTLTAVYLSEYAPSRTRAILKPLLEILAGVPTVIYGFFALVYVTPVIEFVFPGVSTFNVLSASLLVGIMTIPMVSSISEDAMSAVPDSLRRAGYGMGATKYEVTTDIIVPAATSGIVSSYILAISRAIGETMIVTVAMGMQPALPTVRYADVLGLGIPFVHPGEVFLSSGQTMTAAMVQIANSDLAGGTLAYNSLFAIGLTLFVITLLMNVVSNIISERYREEY
- a CDS encoding TOBE domain-containing protein → MDPSFEAQLREGEVTFTARDAALLKAIRETGSLNRAASTLGRSYSRAQKRLGELESAFGTLVERTRGGAGGGGSQVTEAGATLLARFERLETAFTAVAEVTETVIEGRVESRSGEIAVVETEAGPLSALVPPGVEEVAVGIRADAVTLHAPSDAPAAGGTSARNRFEGTVESITTGERVHQVNVDVGAATPLAALVTEKSRQRLGLEPGRPVVATVKATAARCTNAQS
- a CDS encoding PstS family phosphate ABC transporter substrate-binding protein, whose product is MARDDGRSTLTRRRMIAGAGAAGATVLAGCTSTDNDGGTTTDELSGDIEISGSSTVFPLAEAVAEQFMKDHPQVDISVKSTGTGGGFENHFSRGRSQFNNASRQITDAEEDMCADNGIEPLELRVATDALTVVVNNEAEWIDCITVEELRQVWSADGPDTWQEINSDWPDETIERYGPADTSGTFDYFREEILGEEYNHSGDYQPTEQDNLIVQGVQGSEFAVGYFGFSYYYNNPDSVKALAVDGGDGCVDPSVETAKNGEYTPLSRPLFTYAAKGALAEEHVAEFARFYVEQSGKQELVADRVGYVPNTETAVDEQLAALETAIENAG
- the pstA gene encoding phosphate ABC transporter permease PstA; this encodes MDEQSTDSAFAGVSRLRGRVFAALAKGASWLGILVLAWLLFMVVVDAFGLPAASVGWYLGAAVGFGVPLLAYGAYIRRTRPELGWIAVRSTIIPPGGLVLAGALFILFLVFEPVHWLTYYTVAVLPAVAVYGHFASREDTRAPLFATAVGVIGLVLGVFVDAALPVKPNPWVSLVWVLVVPAGAIIAWREATGDRRRQATIVGLTALGGVLASFVGPATVGVTPDTSVILYVAAVLPVGWYYGHVLAADRSAWPGLLAPVVAVLAIGLGITLGDLIGATGPDPVLDWQFLTSAPSTIPEDAGLFPAMVGSVFIITIVALVSFVVGVGAAIYLEEYAPQTGLGGTITRIIRVNISNLAGVPSVVYGLLGLGLFVNLIGMGMGIVLVAGLTLSLLILPIVIISAQEAIRSVPEEVREASYGMGATRWQTIRNVVLPRAVPGVLTGTILALSRAIGETAPLLMIGAATTVFRPPTGFASQVSAMPLQVFYWSFHQKSAFRELIAPAGVVTLLVVMLSMNVLAIYLRNRYEQQT